One part of the Bdellovibrio sp. KM01 genome encodes these proteins:
- a CDS encoding YeeE/YedE family protein, whose product MKRQHVQAGASFIVGLIFALGLGISGMTQPQKVIGFLQLGQGWDPSLMFVMLGAIPVNAVVYFLIRRKTSPLLDTRWHVPTSREITKPLMIGSALFGFGWALGGYCPGPALTSLGAGSRSAILFVVFMFLGMILQRGYQRWIKS is encoded by the coding sequence GTGAAGCGACAACATGTTCAAGCGGGAGCTTCTTTTATCGTCGGATTGATTTTCGCATTGGGATTGGGAATCTCTGGCATGACTCAACCTCAAAAGGTCATCGGATTTCTGCAGTTAGGACAAGGCTGGGACCCCTCGTTGATGTTTGTGATGCTGGGAGCGATTCCGGTGAATGCGGTGGTGTATTTTTTAATCAGAAGAAAAACCTCTCCTTTGTTGGATACTCGATGGCATGTTCCGACCTCTCGTGAAATTACCAAGCCGTTGATGATCGGAAGTGCCTTGTTTGGTTTTGGCTGGGCCCTCGGTGGATATTGTCCTGGGCCCGCTCTGACATCGTTAGGTGCCGGCTCAAGGAGTGCGATTTTATTTGTCGTATTTATGTTTTTAGGAATGATTTTGCAGCGTGGATATCAGCGCTGGATCAAGTCTTAA
- a CDS encoding sulfite exporter TauE/SafE family protein: MELLGYFGATLIGVSLGFLGGGGSILAVPLLVYMFKLPAATATLYSLFIVGLTSLVGFVRAARLKQVSFAAMMSFAIPSLAGVLLVRRVFLPLMPGLLDFGFMTLSKDTLIMTAFALVMLLASIAMIRPGKKDVEQKLQDPWWLSALKALGVGAVTGFVGAGGGFLIVPALVVMSRLPMKIAVGTSLGVIAFNSLFGFLSDAISGVAMDFVFVLKISVLAIAGIIVGLKWGQNTSDAKLKPLFGYFVLIVGALIFLSQFSY; the protein is encoded by the coding sequence ATGGAACTGCTCGGATACTTTGGCGCAACTCTTATTGGGGTGTCTTTAGGATTTCTTGGGGGTGGGGGCTCGATTTTGGCTGTTCCCTTGTTAGTGTATATGTTTAAACTGCCGGCTGCGACCGCCACATTGTATTCTCTTTTTATTGTCGGTTTGACAAGTTTAGTGGGCTTTGTGCGCGCGGCCCGTCTTAAACAAGTAAGCTTTGCTGCAATGATGAGTTTTGCGATTCCAAGTCTTGCGGGTGTTCTTTTAGTTCGTCGAGTGTTCCTTCCTCTTATGCCAGGTCTTTTGGATTTTGGCTTTATGACTCTCAGTAAAGACACGTTGATAATGACAGCCTTCGCGCTGGTCATGTTATTGGCGTCGATTGCGATGATTCGCCCCGGTAAAAAAGACGTGGAACAAAAACTTCAGGATCCTTGGTGGCTTTCCGCTTTGAAAGCATTAGGTGTCGGGGCAGTGACTGGATTTGTGGGGGCCGGCGGAGGATTTCTGATAGTGCCAGCCTTGGTCGTTATGAGTCGCTTGCCAATGAAGATTGCTGTCGGTACTTCGTTGGGCGTGATCGCCTTCAATTCACTGTTTGGATTCTTAAGCGACGCCATCAGTGGTGTGGCGATGGATTTTGTTTTTGTATTGAAGATTTCAGTCCTGGCAATTGCCGGAATCATCGTAGGATTAAAGTGGGGACAAAATACTTCTGATGCAAAATTAAAACCTCTCTTTGGGTACTTTGTTCTTATTGTCGGTGCGTTGATTTTTCTGTCGCAGTTTTCTTATTGA
- the acs gene encoding acetate--CoA ligase, with protein MHNEVYPINPSLEKNAIITPEKYKSMYQKSVQDPEGFWAEQAERLHWFKKWDKVKNTSFKKPVSIKWFEGGKLNVAYNCIDRHLATKGDKVALIWEADDINTAAKKITYKQLHQEVCRFSNVLKKMGVKKGDVVTIYMPMILETVYAMLACARIGAVHSVVFGGFAPDSISDRLLDGKSKFIITADSGFRGGKSVPLKDNVDKAVAKAGIVEKVLVVKYSNAPVQMSSVDVWYHDMVQGVSDQCEAEQMDAEDPLFILYTSGSTGKPKGVLHTTGGYLLWASTTHQYVFDYHDKDIYWCSADVGWVTGHSYIVYGPLANAATTLFFEGVPNYPTPSRFWQIIEKHKVNLFYTSPTALRSLMREGDKWVQDCDRSSLRILGTVGEPINPEAWIWYYEVVGDKRCPIMDTWWQTETGGFMITPFPGATPLKPGSATLPFFGVQPHLLTPEGKKIDGAGEGVLAIADSWPGQMRTVYGDHKRFEETYFSAYPGYYFTGDGCRRDEDGYYWITGRVDDVINVSGHRMGTAEVESALVANHHVAEAAVVGYPHDIKGQGIYAFVTLKTGITPSEDLRKELIQTVRKEIGPIATPDLIQWAPRLPKTRSGKIMRRILRKIAENQPDQLGDITTLSEPGVVQELVDNRMNK; from the coding sequence ATGCACAATGAAGTTTATCCCATCAATCCTTCTTTAGAAAAAAACGCGATCATCACACCAGAAAAATACAAAAGCATGTATCAGAAATCCGTTCAGGATCCTGAGGGCTTTTGGGCCGAGCAAGCCGAGCGTCTGCACTGGTTTAAAAAATGGGACAAAGTTAAAAACACTTCTTTCAAAAAGCCCGTTAGCATCAAGTGGTTCGAAGGTGGGAAACTGAATGTTGCCTACAACTGTATCGATCGTCATCTGGCAACCAAAGGCGACAAAGTCGCTTTGATCTGGGAAGCGGATGATATCAATACAGCCGCTAAAAAAATCACCTATAAACAACTCCATCAGGAAGTCTGCCGCTTTTCCAACGTCCTAAAAAAGATGGGCGTTAAAAAAGGTGATGTTGTCACGATCTACATGCCGATGATTTTGGAAACGGTTTACGCAATGCTAGCGTGCGCACGTATTGGTGCTGTTCACTCCGTGGTCTTTGGTGGTTTTGCACCAGATTCAATTAGCGATCGCCTGTTGGATGGAAAATCTAAATTCATCATCACGGCGGATTCTGGATTCCGCGGTGGTAAATCAGTTCCACTAAAAGACAACGTAGATAAAGCGGTGGCAAAAGCGGGGATCGTTGAAAAAGTTTTGGTGGTGAAGTACTCAAATGCTCCTGTGCAAATGAGTTCGGTGGATGTTTGGTATCACGACATGGTTCAAGGTGTGAGTGACCAGTGTGAAGCCGAACAAATGGATGCGGAAGATCCTCTGTTCATTCTTTATACTTCCGGCTCCACAGGCAAACCTAAAGGTGTGTTGCACACGACAGGTGGCTACTTGCTGTGGGCAAGCACCACTCACCAATACGTATTCGATTATCATGATAAAGATATTTACTGGTGCTCGGCCGATGTAGGTTGGGTGACGGGTCACAGCTATATTGTGTATGGGCCGCTCGCGAATGCCGCGACGACACTGTTCTTTGAAGGTGTTCCCAACTATCCAACACCGTCACGTTTTTGGCAGATCATTGAAAAACATAAAGTAAATTTATTCTATACTTCTCCAACAGCTCTTCGTTCTTTGATGCGCGAAGGAGATAAATGGGTGCAGGACTGTGATCGTTCGTCCTTAAGAATTTTAGGAACGGTGGGTGAGCCGATTAATCCCGAGGCTTGGATTTGGTATTACGAAGTGGTGGGTGACAAACGTTGCCCGATCATGGATACTTGGTGGCAAACGGAAACCGGTGGTTTCATGATCACACCGTTCCCGGGAGCAACGCCCCTAAAACCAGGTTCTGCAACTTTGCCATTCTTTGGTGTGCAGCCTCATCTGCTGACACCTGAAGGTAAAAAAATTGACGGTGCTGGCGAAGGTGTTTTAGCGATTGCTGATTCTTGGCCCGGTCAAATGCGTACGGTGTATGGCGATCATAAACGCTTTGAAGAAACTTATTTCTCGGCTTATCCAGGATACTATTTCACGGGTGATGGATGTCGTCGCGACGAAGATGGATATTACTGGATCACAGGACGCGTGGATGACGTGATCAATGTTTCGGGCCATCGCATGGGGACTGCGGAAGTTGAGTCCGCGTTGGTTGCCAATCATCATGTCGCAGAGGCTGCTGTTGTGGGGTATCCTCACGATATCAAAGGCCAAGGGATTTACGCTTTCGTGACCCTGAAAACTGGAATCACACCCTCAGAAGACTTGCGTAAAGAGCTGATTCAAACGGTTCGTAAAGAGATTGGACCCATCGCCACACCGGATTTAATCCAGTGGGCACCACGTTTGCCAAAGACCCGTTCGGGCAAAATCATGCGTCGAATTTTGCGAAAAATCGCGGAAAATCAACCAGATCAGCTAGGTGACATAACCACGCTTTCTGAGCCAGGAGTGGTTCAGGAGCTTGTAGACAACCGAATGAACAAGTGA
- a CDS encoding DUF6580 family putative transport protein, whose translation MTTRMITLIVMVLGAAFSRIIPHPWNFTAIGAMALFGGAYFSDKRLSMAVPLAALMLSDLFLGGFHSTTLFVYAAFALIVMMGWYLTEKKSVARIGGLSLVASSVFFLVSNFGVWIMDGMYAPTFKGLVECYVAAIPFFGYQVAGDLFFSAVMFGGYELVKKYAFSPAGKLA comes from the coding sequence ATGACTACACGCATGATCACTCTTATCGTAATGGTTTTGGGCGCGGCATTTTCTCGTATTATCCCGCACCCGTGGAATTTCACTGCAATCGGGGCCATGGCTTTGTTCGGTGGCGCTTATTTCTCTGACAAAAGATTGTCGATGGCGGTTCCATTGGCAGCTTTGATGTTGAGCGATTTGTTCTTGGGTGGTTTTCACTCCACGACACTCTTTGTCTATGCCGCTTTCGCGTTGATCGTGATGATGGGCTGGTATTTGACCGAGAAAAAATCAGTGGCCCGCATTGGTGGTTTGTCTTTGGTGGCAAGCTCGGTATTTTTCCTGGTTTCAAACTTTGGTGTTTGGATCATGGATGGCATGTACGCTCCGACTTTCAAAGGTTTGGTTGAGTGCTACGTAGCTGCGATTCCATTCTTTGGTTATCAAGTGGCAGGGGACTTGTTCTTCTCTGCGGTGATGTTCGGTGGTTATGAGTTGGTGAAAAAGTACGCTTTCTCTCCAGCTGGAAAATTGGCGTAA
- a CDS encoding tRNA-dihydrouridine synthase family protein, whose protein sequence is MSSVKLGLHRPILNGKVNFPLCLAPMVGLTHVALREVMREYLPQGAYTIWPTEMLNSRRIPDENLETTPETMRAAHEPGLVPQILGNEEQAIADSVKRLIEWGAEAIDINMGCPVQKALKHNYGVALMGDPNYAAEVVRMTVKNSTVPVSVKLRAVGSTKELDELLTFVGGLRNSGASWVCLHPRTAAQKRRGWADWDQIKLLHAAVDFPVIGNGDVQTVEDAILMLTETGCDMAMSGRALAARPWMLWQLGEQLGFAAPAGKEGLKAPRTAEEEGAEYGRVLVKLIERSRHYFGEERAMRKVRFYVRTTSVWLAFGNALTGVCAKARNVDEMLEGVAKFFSVPHEMSLRTELRQ, encoded by the coding sequence ATGAGTTCTGTGAAATTAGGTCTGCATAGACCGATTCTAAATGGCAAAGTTAATTTCCCTCTGTGCTTGGCGCCGATGGTGGGACTGACTCACGTGGCATTACGTGAAGTGATGCGCGAGTATTTGCCCCAAGGTGCTTACACGATCTGGCCGACTGAAATGTTAAACTCCCGCCGTATTCCTGATGAAAATCTGGAAACAACTCCTGAAACCATGCGTGCAGCGCACGAGCCCGGCCTGGTTCCACAAATCCTGGGTAACGAAGAGCAAGCCATCGCCGACAGCGTTAAGCGTCTGATCGAGTGGGGTGCGGAAGCTATCGATATCAACATGGGTTGTCCCGTGCAGAAAGCTTTAAAGCATAATTACGGAGTGGCCCTGATGGGGGATCCAAATTATGCAGCCGAAGTCGTGCGCATGACTGTCAAAAATTCCACAGTTCCTGTCAGTGTGAAGCTTCGTGCTGTGGGTTCGACCAAAGAGTTGGATGAATTGCTAACCTTTGTGGGTGGCTTAAGAAATTCTGGCGCTTCGTGGGTGTGTTTGCATCCGCGCACGGCCGCGCAAAAGCGTCGTGGCTGGGCTGATTGGGATCAGATTAAACTTTTGCATGCAGCGGTGGATTTCCCCGTGATCGGCAACGGTGACGTGCAAACTGTTGAAGACGCCATCTTGATGTTAACTGAAACCGGCTGTGACATGGCGATGTCGGGGCGTGCATTGGCCGCTCGTCCGTGGATGTTGTGGCAATTGGGTGAGCAGCTGGGCTTTGCAGCTCCGGCTGGTAAAGAAGGCCTTAAAGCTCCGCGCACCGCTGAAGAAGAAGGTGCTGAATACGGTCGCGTGTTAGTGAAGTTGATCGAACGCAGTCGTCATTATTTTGGCGAAGAACGCGCGATGAGAAAAGTGCGCTTCTATGTGCGCACCACAAGTGTGTGGTTGGCGTTTGGTAATGCGTTAACCGGGGTGTGCGCGAAGGCACGTAATGTTGACGAGATGCTCGAAGGGGTGGCGAAGTTTTTCTCAGTCCCGCATGAGATGTCTTTAAGAACAGAACTCCGTCAGTAA
- a CDS encoding class I SAM-dependent methyltransferase, which yields MTAIEEKARYDFHQNEDQAGYRAFLSPLMKDVEEYTAKSGKSASDLQLLDYGCGPTAFLGAYFVSKDYQVTNYDLYYQPDQDALKKSYSIVTSTEVWEHLHNPKIDIEQQLRMLKNGGILAVMTSAHKGEAHFHDWHYRRDLTHVSFFSEKTMQWVAHKYNLKTVKAKSPYWVFKK from the coding sequence ATGACTGCGATCGAGGAAAAAGCCCGATACGATTTTCATCAAAATGAAGACCAAGCTGGTTATCGCGCTTTTCTGTCACCATTGATGAAAGACGTCGAAGAGTACACCGCAAAATCTGGAAAATCGGCCAGTGATCTGCAACTTCTGGATTACGGCTGTGGTCCCACGGCTTTTCTGGGGGCTTATTTTGTTTCCAAAGATTATCAAGTCACGAACTACGACTTGTACTATCAGCCAGACCAAGACGCTTTAAAAAAATCCTACAGCATCGTGACTTCCACTGAAGTGTGGGAGCATCTGCACAATCCTAAAATCGATATCGAGCAACAACTGCGCATGTTAAAAAATGGCGGCATTCTGGCGGTGATGACCTCGGCCCACAAAGGCGAAGCTCACTTTCATGATTGGCACTATCGCCGTGACCTGACTCACGTGTCGTTCTTTTCTGAAAAGACCATGCAGTGGGTAGCGCATAAATATAATTTAAAAACGGTGAAGGCGAAAAGCCCTTATTGGGTCTTCAAGAAGTAA
- a CDS encoding glutaredoxin domain-containing protein, with product MAKVLMYKKNPCPYCDRATTFMTNKGIDFEVIDLTDKPEEIDRIKNETGWRTVPIILINGKLVGGYTDLKALDEEGKLDEMLKG from the coding sequence ATGGCTAAAGTGCTTATGTATAAAAAGAATCCCTGCCCATACTGTGATCGCGCAACAACCTTTATGACAAATAAAGGAATCGATTTCGAAGTGATCGACCTCACTGATAAACCTGAAGAAATTGATCGCATCAAAAATGAAACCGGTTGGAGAACCGTTCCAATCATCTTGATCAACGGCAAACTTGTCGGTGGCTACACGGATTTGAAAGCTCTCGATGAAGAGGGCAAGCTTGATGAAATGTTAAAAGGCTAA
- a CDS encoding 3D domain-containing protein, with amino-acid sequence MKSILTILVAIFAGESALALCPGNIATTTLYNMDGLSRQGCKTGRGKAGTCIIPFISIAADEDFNRMGTVISMPAMHGKKVKLPNGKIVSHPGYFLIEDTGGAVQGRNKFDFFVGNPPVNATSFGNVENQDVPLVDKTVCIDAKKFVKIPKYKPSEMKKREEDRVINPEYKRAVRKMEVFWKAAKLKRPDLEEIIQSGGSDAAPTQSGQGVQ; translated from the coding sequence ATGAAGTCCATTCTAACGATTTTAGTTGCTATTTTTGCGGGTGAGTCTGCTTTGGCTCTTTGCCCGGGTAATATCGCGACCACAACTCTGTACAATATGGATGGGCTTTCACGTCAGGGTTGCAAAACTGGCAGAGGTAAAGCTGGGACCTGCATTATTCCCTTTATTTCTATTGCTGCCGATGAAGACTTTAACAGGATGGGGACTGTGATCTCTATGCCTGCAATGCACGGGAAAAAGGTGAAATTGCCCAATGGAAAAATCGTATCTCATCCAGGATATTTTCTGATCGAAGATACGGGGGGTGCTGTTCAGGGTCGCAATAAATTTGATTTCTTTGTCGGCAATCCTCCTGTCAATGCGACTTCCTTTGGTAACGTCGAAAATCAAGATGTTCCGTTGGTGGACAAAACAGTTTGTATCGATGCTAAAAAGTTTGTGAAAATTCCCAAGTATAAACCTTCTGAGATGAAAAAGAGAGAAGAGGACCGCGTGATCAATCCAGAATATAAAAGAGCTGTGCGCAAAATGGAGGTTTTCTGGAAAGCTGCCAAGCTGAAGCGCCCAGATCTGGAAGAAATCATTCAAAGTGGCGGTTCTGATGCGGCTCCAACTCAGTCGGGCCAAGGGGTGCAATAA
- a CDS encoding PAP/fibrillin family protein — translation MKMRRFVALILLPLSWGITSHALAGGSRDRVTELKQQILEISHAAQGEYDGDDNSAEVRAQLDPLVTELVSLVPARTETEKLPQVVGSWQQVWSDGPGGGVPGAGALANAVFQVVFPDGYYWNVAKNKFAGIEAMGFLRGKFAIDTDKLNIEFTKSVGSPKWVAAGTESYLLAMRAEVGTYDKIPTPGPIGKKGFLANTYVDEDIRICTGGGDDFGTGTYLYVLERKSQF, via the coding sequence ATGAAAATGAGACGCTTTGTTGCACTGATCCTATTGCCCCTTTCCTGGGGAATCACATCGCACGCCTTGGCTGGCGGCAGTCGCGATCGCGTGACTGAACTCAAACAACAGATCCTCGAGATCTCCCACGCGGCTCAAGGAGAGTACGATGGCGACGACAACAGCGCCGAGGTACGTGCGCAATTAGATCCACTCGTCACAGAACTTGTGAGCCTTGTCCCTGCGCGCACAGAAACAGAAAAACTTCCACAAGTTGTAGGATCGTGGCAACAAGTTTGGTCAGATGGCCCTGGTGGAGGAGTGCCTGGCGCCGGAGCTTTGGCAAATGCCGTTTTCCAAGTGGTTTTTCCCGACGGTTACTATTGGAATGTAGCAAAAAATAAATTTGCTGGCATTGAAGCGATGGGATTTTTGCGTGGGAAATTTGCAATTGATACCGACAAGCTGAACATTGAATTCACCAAATCTGTGGGCTCACCAAAATGGGTAGCCGCGGGAACCGAGTCCTATTTGCTGGCAATGCGCGCGGAAGTTGGAACTTACGATAAAATTCCAACTCCGGGTCCGATTGGTAAAAAAGGATTTTTAGCTAACACTTATGTGGACGAAGATATCCGCATCTGTACCGGTGGCGGTGATGATTTTGGTACGGGAACTTATTTGTATGTACTGGAAAGAAAATCGCAGTTCTAG
- a CDS encoding TolC family protein has product MRTCRVFFITISMTVCSSLVWAQQPLTYQEALNLVKKNNADLQFSEESLNASKYTVESNKSGYFPQLSANLGYAQTGTTDNSTGADSSSGGAYSAYLSASQNVFKGFADSSKVEQARGQMKVSDAALRTTRSQVSYDLKSAFASAIFATDSIKISEEIVKRRNDNLRIVQLRYESGRENKGSLLLSQANYKQAQLDNLKAKHDRDTSEADLKKVIGFDGEEPLNIKEEIPLASPPSKEPDFKSIAATTPDRQTYQAQVEVSEASVKNARSGFFPSLDLSATMGDYGNNFYPNNQDRWTLGATLTLPLFNGGRDYYATKSQTSQLYAAKSNLAGIDRTLLSSLKKAYKDYVEAVEQLSVYEAFVQAARTRADIARAKYNNGLMSFEDWDNIETDLINKTKLYLTSKRDRIVAEAAWERAQGVGALL; this is encoded by the coding sequence ATGCGTACTTGCAGAGTGTTTTTCATCACGATTTCAATGACGGTCTGCTCGTCACTTGTGTGGGCGCAGCAACCTTTGACATATCAAGAGGCTCTTAATCTTGTTAAAAAGAATAACGCCGATTTGCAGTTTTCTGAAGAGTCTTTGAATGCCAGCAAGTACACCGTTGAAAGTAATAAGAGCGGATATTTCCCGCAACTTTCAGCGAATCTGGGGTATGCGCAAACGGGAACTACGGACAACAGCACTGGAGCAGATTCCTCTTCTGGAGGAGCTTACTCTGCCTATTTAAGTGCATCGCAAAATGTGTTTAAGGGATTTGCAGATTCATCTAAGGTTGAACAAGCTCGTGGACAAATGAAGGTTTCAGACGCCGCTTTGCGTACGACACGTTCGCAAGTGAGCTATGATCTTAAGTCTGCTTTTGCGTCTGCCATTTTCGCGACAGATTCCATTAAGATTTCTGAAGAAATCGTAAAGCGCCGTAACGACAATTTGCGTATTGTTCAACTGCGCTATGAAAGCGGTCGCGAGAACAAAGGTTCCTTGCTTTTATCGCAAGCGAACTACAAGCAAGCGCAATTGGATAATTTGAAAGCCAAGCATGACCGAGATACCAGCGAAGCGGATCTTAAAAAAGTGATCGGTTTCGATGGCGAGGAACCACTCAACATTAAAGAAGAAATTCCTTTGGCAAGTCCGCCTTCAAAAGAGCCGGATTTCAAATCGATCGCGGCGACAACGCCGGATCGTCAAACTTACCAAGCTCAAGTGGAAGTTTCAGAGGCTTCGGTTAAAAATGCGCGCTCAGGATTTTTCCCAAGCTTGGATCTGTCAGCAACAATGGGTGATTACGGTAATAACTTTTATCCGAACAACCAGGATCGTTGGACGTTGGGAGCAACTTTGACTTTGCCCTTGTTTAACGGTGGCCGTGATTACTATGCGACGAAAAGTCAGACGTCCCAGTTGTATGCTGCGAAAAGCAACCTGGCGGGTATTGATCGCACGCTGCTTTCCAGTTTAAAGAAAGCTTACAAAGACTATGTCGAAGCCGTTGAGCAATTGTCGGTCTATGAAGCTTTTGTGCAAGCGGCGCGTACGCGTGCTGATATTGCACGCGCCAAATACAATAACGGTCTGATGTCATTTGAAGACTGGGACAATATCGAAACAGATCTGATCAATAAAACCAAACTGTATCTAACCTCGAAACGCGATCGCATTGTTGCTGAAGCCGCGTGGGAAAGAGCTCAAGGTGTGGGAGCGTTGCTATGA
- a CDS encoding efflux RND transporter periplasmic adaptor subunit, producing MKNLIRNKITWAVVAVLVLGGGGYYYWNQSKQNEVTYKRLPLKKGNIEVTILATGTVQPENRLEIKAPVAGRMEQVLVREGQKVVKGQTIAIMSSTERAAMLDAARAKGAEEYKRWADLYLATPIMAPISGTIILRSVEPGQTFTTADAILTMSDRLTVKAQVDETDISQIKLKEQAEIVLDAYPGEKIKATADQIAFDSKTVNSVTTYIVDALPEGKTPEFMRSGMTANVTFYVKNKKDILVVASEALRVQSGTTYLMIQGADGKPQNREVKVGITDGKLTEILEGAEEGEIAMVQEVKLSSGGKQGSNPFSPFGSKGGGTRKSGGAGGPPR from the coding sequence ATGAAGAATCTAATAAGAAACAAAATCACCTGGGCAGTTGTCGCTGTGCTAGTTCTGGGCGGTGGTGGATACTACTACTGGAATCAAAGTAAGCAAAATGAAGTGACATACAAACGCCTGCCTCTAAAAAAAGGCAATATCGAAGTTACGATTTTGGCGACAGGAACGGTTCAACCCGAAAACCGTCTTGAGATCAAAGCTCCGGTGGCGGGGCGTATGGAGCAAGTCCTGGTTCGTGAGGGACAAAAGGTCGTGAAAGGTCAAACCATCGCGATCATGAGTTCGACGGAAAGAGCGGCGATGCTGGATGCGGCTCGAGCGAAAGGTGCTGAAGAATACAAGCGTTGGGCGGATCTTTATCTGGCCACTCCGATCATGGCGCCGATTTCAGGAACAATCATTTTAAGAAGTGTCGAGCCCGGTCAAACTTTCACCACGGCTGACGCGATTTTGACGATGTCAGATCGTTTAACCGTCAAAGCCCAGGTGGACGAGACGGATATTTCCCAAATCAAATTGAAAGAACAGGCCGAAATCGTTTTGGATGCTTATCCAGGCGAAAAAATCAAAGCGACGGCAGATCAAATCGCTTTTGATTCGAAAACCGTCAACAGTGTGACGACTTATATCGTTGATGCTTTGCCGGAAGGTAAAACGCCTGAGTTCATGCGCTCGGGGATGACTGCGAACGTCACTTTCTATGTGAAAAACAAAAAAGACATCCTGGTTGTGGCTAGCGAAGCCTTGCGTGTGCAAAGTGGAACTACTTACCTGATGATCCAAGGAGCTGACGGCAAACCGCAGAACCGCGAAGTTAAAGTCGGTATCACTGACGGAAAATTGACGGAAATCCTAGAGGGGGCAGAAGAGGGCGAGATTGCCATGGTTCAGGAAGTGAAATTGTCTTCCGGTGGCAAACAAGGTTCAAATCCCTTTTCACCATTCGGGAGCAAAGGTGGCGGCACTCGTAAATCCGGTGGTGCCGGCGGTCCTCCAAGATAG